Proteins encoded together in one Rhipicephalus sanguineus isolate Rsan-2018 chromosome 9, BIME_Rsan_1.4, whole genome shotgun sequence window:
- the LOC125759920 gene encoding uncharacterized protein LOC125759920 — MKEAQDWVRAIAAVMTIATFVGSLTVADQIWHARSSSGIEYFPLGLGLLCRNTWMLYGYTAGEYTVMCVNACGFALAVFISREHRAFSPDTKHDGTVMLWLVLMNIFFPWSSAVELGKLAVILAVISDLQPVLRICRKAPLPYTAAWTLATSGLWTLYGVLSWNECIFLGHIVGVLVAAAELILAVWV, encoded by the coding sequence ATGAAAGAAGCTCAGGATTGGGTCAGGGCCATCGCGGCCGTCATGACCATCGCCACCTTCGTGGGCAGCCTGACCGTGGCCGATCAGATCTGGCATGCTCGGAGTTCGTCCGGCATCGAGTACTTTCCCCTGGGCCTGGGCCTCCTCTGCAGGAACACCTGGATGCTGTACGGGTACACCGCCGGCGAGTACACCGTGATGTGCGTGAACGCCTGCGGCTTCGCCTTGGCGGTATTTATCTCGAGGGAGCACCGGGCCTTCTCTCCCGACACTAAGCACGACGGTACTGTGATGCTGTGGCTCGTGCTGATGAACATCTTTTTCCCGTGGAGTTCCGCGGTGGAGCTCGGTAAACTGGCGGTGATTTTGGCGGTGATCAGCGACCTTCAGCCAGTATTGCGCATCTGTCGGAAGGCACCGCTGCCATACACCGCCGCTTGGACGCTGGCCACTTCTGGACTGTGGACGCTGTACGGCGTTCTCTCATGGAACGAGTGTATATTCCTGGGCCACATCGTTGGCGTCCTGGTCGCCGCTGCCGAACTTATCCTGGCTGTCTGGGTGTGA
- the LOC119405429 gene encoding glucose-6-phosphate exchanger SLC37A4, whose product MIFATLFFGYACYGYNRKSITFVLPELLTSGLRKDEAASPLAGAILSSQNLAYAGSKFLFGVLSDRVSSRLMFASGLLLSAAFTIVLAAVASVSVEVFAALWFLNGCAQGCGWPSLIKVLQQWFLQAQFGTLYGVLSASANVSLSIAPFLSSYLMVTYNWRVSVGFTGVICAVLGALSLFTVVNKPSDIGLSVKESPRSSHAPTDSGSPARTAETAQNGAVAKGPQEGELTGSAATTRTLLSSPFIWLLSVSYLTMFFVRTGAADWGQIYIIEDLKQSQFAASAFMSCIEGGGFLGGILAGYVTDRMIIWHASKGGAGGTNPRVPVSVVLVAGAAVAFHLFSNNITQHSSELLISLIGLVMGGCLYGAMAIFGVVASECVPTHLSGTSHAIVAFGGSLGGVISGFPLSLVAEHYGWSAVFLLLEVISFLTAVALFAGMNFDSRVRAPQATNRDAVVPDAAADADRNDAPAADKLLVEPS is encoded by the exons CGTCCCCGCTGGCAGGAGCAATCTTGAGCAGCCAGAACCTGGCGTACGCCGGCAGCAAGTTCCTGTTCGGCGTGCTATCGGACCGCGTCAGCTCTCGCCTCATGTTCGCCAGCGGCCTGCTACTGTCGGCCGCGTTCACCATCGTGCTGGCCGCCGTCGCCTCCGTGTCCGTCGAAGTGTTCGCGGCTCTCTGGTTCCTCAACGGCTGCGCGCAGGGCTGCGGCTGGCCCTCGCTCATCAAGGTCCTCCAACAG TGGTTTTTACAAGCGCAGTTTGGAACGCTGTACGGCGTGCTGTCAGCTTCGGCCAACGTTTCGCTGAGCATAGCCCCGTTCCTGTCTTCATATCTGATGGTCACTTACAACTGGCGAGTGAGCGTCGGTTTCACAG GCGTGATATGCGCCGTTCTGGGCGCCTTGTCTCTCTTCACCGTCGTCAACAAGCCGAGCGACATCGGCCTGAGTGTGAAGGAAAGTCCGAGATCGAGTCACGCTCCCACGGACTCCGGCTCGCCTGCAAGGACAG CAGAGACCGCGCAGAACGGCGCAGTGGCCAAGGGGCCGCAGGAAGGGGAACTCACCGGTTCCGCGGCCACCACTAGGACCCTGCTGAGCAGCCCCTTCATCTGGCTACTGTCGGTATCGTACCTGACCATGTTCTTCGTGCGCACCGGCGCCGCCGACTGGGGCCAGATCTACATCATCGAGGACCTCAAGCAGTCCCAGTTTGCCG CCAGCGCCTTCATGAGCTGCATCGAAGGCGGCGGTTTCCTGGGTGGCATCCTGGCCGGCTACGTAACGGACAGGATGATCATCTGGCACGCCAGCAAG GGTGGCGCAGGCGGAACGAATCCCAGGGTTCCCGTGTCGGTGGTTCTAGTGGCCGGTGCCGCCGTGGCCTTTCACCTGTTCAGCAACAACATCACGCAACACTCGTCAGAG CTGCTGATCAGCCTCATTGGGCTAGTCATGGGCGGCTGCCTGTACGGGGCCATGGCCATCTTCGGCGTCGTGGCCTCGGAGTGCGTGCCCACGCACCTGTCGGGCACGTCACACGCCATCGTGGCCTTTGGAGGAAGCC TGGGGGGCGTCATATCGGGCTTTCCGCTCAGCCTGGTGGCCGAGCACTACGGCTGGTCGGCGGTGTTCCTGCTCCTGGAGGTGATCAGCTTCCTCACGGCGGTCGCGCTGTTCGCCGGCATGAACTTCGACTCGAGGGTCAGGGCTCCGCAGGCCACCAACAGGGACGCcgtcgtccccgacgccgccgcTGACGCCGATAGGAATGACGCACCGGCGGCGGATAAACTGCTGGTCGAGCCCTCCTGA